Within the Bos indicus x Bos taurus breed Angus x Brahman F1 hybrid chromosome 17, Bos_hybrid_MaternalHap_v2.0, whole genome shotgun sequence genome, the region TTCCCAAGAGGATCATTTAAGGGAAGCATAAAGCATGCTATATAAATACTCAGGaaagctttttcttctcttctctttatgaTTTAAGCATCTCACGTGGCAGTTactcatttaacaagtattttagCACGTACAGCGAGACCCTGTGCAAAGAACATGCTGGGTTGTTTAATGGTGAATAAGACACAGTCCTCTTGGCCTTGTGGAACTTTATATCTTGTGAGGGAAATAGGTGCATGCAGTCCATTACAGGGTAATTCGTGTTGTGAAGGGAGAAATTCAGCGTGCTTTGTGGAAGGGTTGTTTTATATCCTGTGGGTTTAATGCTAAAAAGTAAAGatatcatcatcatcttttaggggcTTTAGATCAACAGAGAGGTGGATAGCAATTCCTATTACCACCCATTGAGAAATTTAGCTGATAACATTCACAGTTTTTGATTCGCTATAATGAAAAGgttaaccataaaataaaatttatacttgCAAAGTTCAAGATTAAATCCATGTCAGTGCATTATCTTTTTTTATAGTCTAAGAACTTTGTTTAAGGTAAGTACTAGCAGGTGTAAAGTACTAATAAGgtataaagaatttatttacagtggTCTTTATTTCCATATATGTGCAAAGGCTTTTCTCCTCACCTTCATAAATACTCTATCATACTTGGAGTAGCAAAAGGAAACAGTAGCTTGAGATGGCTGTAGCAGCAGTGGTGGCATAAGATAATCTGAGTGGGActtgtctggtggtccagtggtgaggactctgcactttcatttccaggggcacaggttcagtccctgggtggggcgCTAAGATCTCAAATGCTGCATAGTGCggccaaaaaaggaaataaataaacatttttaaataaatgtcgtTTTTGAAAAAAGGTAGGCTAATTAAAGCTGCATAGCCATGTGGTTTTTGACTTTTCTCAAACCAAAAATAATCCCTTTTTCAGGTGAAAATACAtagactttgaaagaaaaaacaaggatAAACAGGACGCTGCAGTCTTACCTTATCATTGCAGCAGtacataaacatttgaaaatagcaTTGCATTGAAGTTTGAGAAGCCTGTTGTCAACCCTCACTGTGTTTTGGATTCataggccccctgcagtggaagtttggAGACCTTCCTAAGGGCCTGCAGTCAACAGTTTTGGATTTACTGACGGACAGCTATATGGGATAGTAATTTCATAAATGTTTAGTTTGGCGTGTAGGGAATCTATAGGATAATAATTTAAAGTGTAGCTTTGGCAGATTGTTGACGTACACAGAGATGATTTCACCCAGAAAATTACTTTAGAACAACATTTTGTGTACAGTAAATACGGTAGTTGAGCTCTGTCATAAGTACATGCTGTAGAATTAGAACCTATGAGAATTTGAAATTGGACTCATCAGGGAGAAGATCATCTGTTTAAGGAACGCCTCAGTGTTTAGCATCAGCCTTGGACAAGTCAGCTCTTAAGCTGAAATTAAAATTCAGGTTAGCACAGCACCCACCCCCTTCAAACGTTAttatgtgcttagttgttcagtcgtgtccgactctttgcgaccccatggacagtagcccaccgggctcctctgtccatggaattctccaggcagggatactagaGTCCGTTGCAAttagcttctccaggggatggtcctgacccagggatcaaactctggaaATGCTACTGTGtactaagaaaaagaagatacaagGTAATCTCACTAGTTTTAGAGCTCTCAGTCTTCTAGAATTTGCAGGTACTGATGTTTGCCAAAATAACTGCAGTAAGCCCTGAAACAGCACCGGTTCTGTTCCATAGGTATTGTGTTAATTGCCTACCGTGAGCAAGCATTAGGTGTACAGAATATGTGAGACATGATCCTACAGACAGCAAACACGGGATAAAGCAGAGTTTCTCTTTAAATGGCCCTCCATGTTGTAGGCAATTGTCCTGCACACTGAAGGATGTTCGGCAGCATCCTTGGTCTCTCCCTGCCAGATGCAGGGAACACCCAACCCCCCGGGTGTGACAAGTACATGTATCTCTAGATACTGATAAACACGTTAAGAtgacagtaaagaaaccacccCAGCTGAAATGGAAGATTGGTTTGGGGATTGGTAGAAGCTGAATTGGACAAGCAATTAGGTGGCAATCTCAGGGCCTCCAATACAGGGCCGAAGAATCTATATTTGAACTGCTTAGTCAGTGAGCCATTGAGGGGCTGGAAATGTTAAACAGATTAATTTGGTATCATTACAATACACTGTGTTGGAAAAAAGTTTTAATAGTATGAGATATAGTTTGAGGTTTTGGGAGAAACGTCctaaagcatttcccctaagaacTGGCTGATTGATCATTGGCCCTTATCGGTGTTCTATGATTGTAAAATGTAACTGTGTTTCAGGATCACTCTTAGGTGATAAAACCCGAATGACTGAGTTATCTAGAGATATGAATGCATACATCAGGCCCTCTCCTACTAGAGGCACTTTAGGAGGCGTGACGAGGACCACAAATGAAGCTATCCTTCTGTGCGAAGGAGGCGGGTATGACGTCATTCTTGTTGAAACTGTGGGTGAGtgtgttttctatttcataacAATAAAGTACTGTTATAATGGACATTCTGTAGAGACGAGTGACGActaatttcattttgttcattcagCAGATACTTAGTAAAGAGATAATTAAATATAAGCTATCTCAGACTCTTTAGGAGATAGGAGTATGTGGGCTATGATGCTTTGTTGTTATTGctcggtcactaagttgtgtccagctctgtgcagcccatggactgtagcatgccagactcctctctcttccactgtctcccatactttgctcaaactcatgtccgttgagtcggtggtgctatctgaccatctcatcctgtgccaccttcagtctttcccggcatcagggtctttttcagtgagtcggctccaggtggctaaagtattagagattcagcttcagcatcagtccttccagtgaatgttcagggttgatgtcctttaggattgattggtttgatctccttgtagtccaagggactctttaagagtcgtctccagcaccacaattcaaaagcatcaattctttggtgctcggccttctgtatggtccagctcccacattcgtacatgactgctggaaaaaccgtagctttgactatacggcccttcgtcggcaaagtgatgtctctgctttttaatacgcttgtctacatttgtcacagctttcctttcaaggagcaagcgtcttttaatttcatggctgcagtcaccatccacagtgattttggagcccgagaaaagaaactctgtcattgcttccactttttcccctttttacctgaagtgatgggactgaattgcatggtcttagttttttgattgttgagtttcaagccaactttttccactttctgctttcaccctcattaagaggctctttagttcatcttcactttctgccactagaatggtatcatctgcatacctgaagttgttgatatttcccctggcagtcttgattcctgcttgtgattCATCCGGTCTGGCGAAGGATAAGCCTTATGTCTGGGTAGTGATGACACGAGGTGGTGTGTTTTCAGTGCCAGAGGAGAACTGTCAGCATTAGGACGACCTGTGGAAACGCTACTTTACACCCAGTTTgggaattccatggtggtccagtggttaggactcagcacctTCACGTCCATGGCCCTGTTTCagtcactggtcagggaactaagatcccacaagccttgtggcatggctaaaaaaaaaacccaaccaaccaaacaaaaaacataacACCCCATTTTCTTAAAGTAGTCCTGTGTCTACAATATGTTTTCATTAAGAAAGCTAACGTACTTGGGCacatcatgttttattttatctttatatccCTGGGACATAGTTGTACCCAGTGAATATACTGAAAAGGAAACACTGAGAACCTCGCATTCCTATGGAGAGACAGTCTGCTGTATTACTGTGTGATCAGCGTTTGTGACACAACCTCACTCAGATTTAGGGGATCGGGGAAGACTTTGGGGACGAGGTAACAGAGGGACTCAGTTTTAAAGGGAGAGtgggcaaaggcaccccactccagtactcttgcctggaaaatcccatggacggaggaacctggtgggctgcagtccatggggtcgctaagagttggacacgactgagcgacttcactttgacttttcactttcatgcattggagaaggaactggcaacccactccagtgttcttgcctggaggatcccagggacaggggagcctggttggctgccgtctatggggttgcacagagttggacacgactgaagcgacttagcagcagcagcagagttaagtAACAGAGGGGCTATAGGGCCTTCCACTGAGACTCAGAGCAGTGAGTGCACGTGGCCCGGTTGGGGGGCACTGCAATTGGGGAAACAGGAAGGAAGCTGCATGAGGGCATTGAGGGGCATCGCTTTTCCTGGACCGAGAGGAAGGAGGAGCTGGCGTTGAGCCCATGACCCTCTGGTGGCGCCCGTCCACGCTGTCCAGGGATTTCTCTGGGAGAGACGCAGACAGTAGCACTGATCCATGGTGGGGTTTGCAGGGCTGGTAGAAGGATGAGGAGGCAAGAAAGCTGCCATGTCGACAGGCCTGGTCTAAGCTTAGAATTGAGTGCTCCGGCTGTCCACCCTCAGAAGGGAAGCCGAGAAGGAGCATTTCGAGCAAGGAGGAAGTGCGGGTCTCCACGTTCCCTGTTCAGAGACTGAGCCGGTGGGAATGGGGGCGGGGGCAAGGTGGGGAGGACAGCTGTGCTCATCAGGTGAGGCAGCAGCTTTTAATGCATTGTTCAGAGGTGGGTGTTTAAAGTGGGATCCGGTTGAGCATGTGATGCTGAGTGACTCATGAACTGGAATGGAGGTGATGCGCAGGGTGGTCAGAAAGTCAGATTTTCGTGACTTTTAGTGGACAGTTGTGACTTACAATTTCAGGTGTGGGACAGTCGGAGTTTGCTGTCGCCGACATGGTTGACATGTTCATTTTACTACTGCCACCAGCAGGAGGAGATGAATTACAGGTAATTATTTTGACTTTTTCACCCCCACAAACACAAAGTATACATCTCTGAAAGTACAAGTTCCCAATGTTGTGGTTTTTTGTCAATTAAGTTGATATTAGTGTAGGGGAAGAAATATCATTCACATTGGCTAAAATACCTAAGGCAGGCAAagtctccatatttttttttcccgaCTTATCATTGTAGAACTTCTGACCTTGAGCTAATCATACAGCTTAGACTTTTCTACCTGTGACATGCGAGTGTGCCAATTTAGCAGTAGCTCCAGCCGAGAGACTACTGTCCATGGTTGTTTGTGCTATAGTCGGTTGAAATACTCCGCATGAGAGATTTCTTTGGTTTTAAACTGGGATCCCACTAGTATAGTTCATGTATTATAGAACACAGTTCTTCCTCTGGCCTGCAGTGCGTGTCTGGAATTGACTCCCTGAGTTAGCACAGCCTTCACAGGGTGGGGGCCCCACCCTTCACAAGATTGGCTTCACTCCAGACTCCAGCAGCAAGCCTGGGGTTCCCAGGCCCCACATGCCTCTGACTGGCCGCAAAGTGGGGGTTTGCACTGCCCCTCGGGTTCAGTAGTTCACTGGAAGGATTCACAGATCTTAGGAAAGCACTGTGTCACCAGTTAGAGTTTTATTATAAAGGAGACAAATCAAGACTagccaaatgaagagacagagagagacaggtcTGGAAGGTCACAGCCTCGAAGGTTCTGTGTCCTCGGGACACATTCACCTCTTGGCACACTCATGTGTATCACCAGCCAGGGATTCTCCTGAGCTTCGGTGCCTGTCGTTTTTGTTGGGGTTTTATTATGGAGGCGTGATTGACCAAATTGCCATCCACGTGATGAAACTCAGTCTGCAAACCCCACCCCCCAGAGGCTATCAGGCTGCTCACATGGCTCAAAGCCCCTGCCCCCTCATCATGTGGTTGACTTTCTGGTGCGGTCAGCCCCCATTCCGAATGATCTCTTTGCATAAACTCAGGCACCGTCCTAGGCACTCACTGTGAATAATGGAGTTGCTCCTGTCACTCGGGAGACAACAAGGCCCTGGAGGTTACCTCCCAGGAGCCTCAGACAAGGaccagctgttgctgctgctgctgttcagttgctaagtcatgtcctgctcttgtgatcccgtggactgcagccaccaggctcctctgtcctccactaagcTCTTTATTATACAACACCTCACTTTCAGTTGAAAATTTCTGAAAAACTAGTGACATCAGACTCTGGTTGCTGCAGTTTAAAAACATTAGTAGAATTTAATCATTGaaagttatgttttaaaatgcttGAAAAGGAATTTTAATCTTAGATAGCAAAATATTCATTTTCCACATAAGGTTTGGCCTTAGGATTTTTCTCGTGTTTTCATGCAGTGTAATTTAAATCAAGAGATTGAGACATTTTTAGCCATCAGCTTATTTTTTCCTCAgatgcaaatagaaaaaaaactcCATCTATTTACGGGAAACTTCAAAGACTTTGTTTCTAGAAATGCGTATGTTAGTGACAGGGTGTTTTCTTCTTTAGAAGCACCTGAATGATGATGATTTTGCTTCCTGCAGGGTGAGCTCTGGGAAAAGCGGAATCCATCATGAGACCGTGTAAACTGTCTCCTGTCACTCAATCACATTGTGTCTGAATGATGCATTTACTCTAATTCCGAATGTATTCCAGCATGTTAGTCTCCAAGTTTGAAAAAGATATTACAAATGACTTTCATAATCCTGAGACTCAATGCTTTTGAGTAAATTCCATCAAATAATTGTGATTCCTAGTAGAAGGTGCAGAGAAAAAGTCATAGTATTTGACTTTCAAAACCCTAGTGTGAACTGGTGTCCCATTGTTTTCTAGCATTAAATATTTGGGATAAgtcactttcctctctctttctcacgaGGGCATCAAAAGAGGAATAGTGGAGATGGCAGATCTGGTGGCTATCACCAAATCTGACGGAGACTTGATCGTGCCAGCTCGAAGGATACAAGCAGAGTATGTGAGCGCACTGAAATTACTGCGCAGGCGTTCAGGAGTCTGGAGACCAAAGGTTAGCTTGCATTCCGTTCTGCATTTTTCTCCCGGAGTAGACTGTGCACATCAGAAGAGGGGATGTAAGTCCCAAGCTAGACATACAGGCCATCTTTGCTTGAATGagatcacagttttaaaaattatgacaaagCCAGAGCCTGTAGTGATTTTAAGTACAGTCCGTCAACCACCAGATGTCAAAAACTGGATGTGAGGTGATAGATTAGAGTGCTTAATGCTGGGCTCAAGCTGTTTGGAAGTGATGGCAAATCCATTCTGAAAAGATACACCCTTAAGATTATGGCGCAATTAATGACTTGATTATCTACATTAGAGTTTGAGTAAGAGAGAGAAGTCTTTTGATACGGTAACTCTCCTTCCCATTATGTTTGTTGGGTGAtgtttttaataaggaaaaaaaaatccagtagtAAGTGATGCAGTGATATGATGGGGACACTTTATCTGTAGAAGGACACCGTGTTATTAAAGAAGAAGCGGCCATCGCTGTAATGAGAACGATGGTGACGTTTCTTGCCGTTGGCTCCCAGCATGTTGTCTTTTTTGCTGTGTCTGGAGCCACCTTGTCTGTGTGGGCACTGATGCTCAGTTCATAGCACCTGCTGAATCAGGCAGTTTGACGGAACAGTGCTGTGTTCTCAACTCGGTTTCATTGTATGGCACTCAGGCCTCAGGGAAACCTGTGTAGCATTGCCCGTCTCATCCCAGTGACCCTCCCATGGTTTACCTCTGTGACCTTTAAAGACCGTGCAAGCAATCCTTGGTCAAAATAAACCTCTGAGCTAAAAACTTGACCTAGAATCTGTGTCTGATTTCTGCTTTGCACTTAGTAATCTTAGTAAGTTATCTTAGTATATTTCTCAGTGTATTTACTTTGACACAGTGATAAAAGATCTCATTTTTGTCAGTTACCTCTTTCCATAGACtgtaaatattaattggaaaatGCCAGCGTCCCCACGAAAGGGTTTTCTGTCATTGTGAGTACAATAATTCTGGTTCTTCCCTTTTCAACAGGTAATTCGTATTTCTGCCCAAAGTGGAGAGGGGATCACTGAAATGTGggataaaatgaaagaattccaGGAGGTGATGCTTGTCAGTGGGGAGCTGGCTGCCAAGCGACAGAAGCAGCAGAAGGTCTGGATGTGGAACCTCATTCAGGAGAACGTCATAGAGCATTTCAGGACCCACCCCGCAGTCCGGGAACAGATTCCTCTTCTGGAAAAGAGGGTTCTCAGTGGGGCCCTGTCCCCAGGACTAGCAGCAGACCTGTTGTTGAAAGCTTTTAAAagcagacacgaatgaagtgcaGCCTACACAGTgattttaatatatcttttaataaagtattttaatattaaaagtcaACTGTGTGCTTGTCTTTCCAGTAATTCTCTTGTGGTGCCCCTCGGCCTCCTTATTTGTGAACCCTGCTTGGAAAGTAGAAGACCATTAGCTACAGATGTCAAAGATCAGGTGGTCAGCAGCACGCGCAAGGTACATGTATGTCCCTCAGCTCCCCTTCTTCCTGTTCTCATACCCTGACATGGTGGCCTGTAGGGTGGCGTCTCAGCAGTCACAAGCAGAGACAGCTGAGGACAGAAAGATGGAccttaaaatgctttctttggtTCTTTGTTCTCTGAGTTTCCAGAGAAAATGTAAGCCAGAGTGACTGCATTTCTGAAGTCTTCCTTGAAGCTAGAATAACATACACTGGGTTTCTAAGAGCTGGAAACCACGACATTTAGCATACCAGACTGCTCTAGGAATTTCTGAAGTGGCCGTGTACATGAGTAGCCCGGCAGTTGGAATGTGTAGGGATGTGAACACAACTTTAAAGTCTGCTCGTCTAGACTTGAGGATCCCCCGTGGTAGGTAGGAGAGCCCAGGGGAACTGCAGAAATCAGCTGCAAATAATGTGGGTCCAGTAATCCCCAGGAgttaagagtacatcatgaaaaggCCCAAGTGAGGTCAAAACGATTGAAGGGTTATTCAGTTTGAATGTTATCAgagtttttgcttctcttccttcttggCCATCTGACTTCATATTAGCATCTTGAAAATGTACTTGATTCTCGATGACGAGGAACCAGTTTTGTCCTCTGGAGGAAACATGGCACAGTGATTAGACCTTGGGTTCTGGTATTGGGAATGGTGAGTTTAAACCTAGATCCGTTACTTACTGGCTATGTCAGTTTGGACAAATAACctactcttctttttatttattattatttttattggaatataattgctttacagtgtc harbors:
- the MMAA gene encoding methylmalonic aciduria type A protein, mitochondrial isoform X1, with the translated sequence MNIPMLLQRPHQHFLKGLVRTPFRCYRFIFHPSPHLGSGVPCAQLLSSPGLHCAKWMLPSNGLTRKLCLQTTLEEHTEGLSDKEQRLVDKLYAGLIQGQRACLAEAITLVESTHSRKKELAQVLLQKVLAHHREQENLNKGKPLAFRVGLSGPPGAGKSTFIEYFGKMLTERGHKLSVLAVDPSSCTSGGSLLGDKTRMTELSRDMNAYIRPSPTRGTLGGVTRTTNEAILLCEGGGYDVILVETVGVGQSEFAVADMVDMFILLLPPAGGDELQGIKRGIVEMADLVAITKSDGDLIVPARRIQAEYVSALKLLRRRSGVWRPKVIRISAQSGEGITEMWDKMKEFQEVMLVSGELAAKRQKQQKVWMWNLIQENVIEHFRTHPAVREQIPLLEKRVLSGALSPGLAADLLLKAFKSRHE